In the Drosophila takahashii strain IR98-3 E-12201 chromosome 3R, DtakHiC1v2, whole genome shotgun sequence genome, one interval contains:
- the Pxd gene encoding peroxidase, protein MFRARDLLLLALLGLVSSALGLKVSSGYHIVHNQPQPAFPNNYHGFSYLQGSAPYVIGNSLPTSPAPQHPFSSPASPPVSAYGYSFPTAGQVSCAAPPAICEKTAYRSLDGSCNHLERPGLGVANSRYGRLMTPKYADGISAPTRSVTGDELPSARLVSLVAFGEQDVPDPEFTLHNMQWGQIMTHDMSMQAGGTQSKKHPTRCCTDDGRLIGLDTAHKTCFAIIVPPHDPAYSQVGTECLNFVRTLTDRDSNCQYHGGPAEQITVVTSYLDLSLVYGNSIQQNSDIREFQGGRMIVEERNGAKWMPLSRNVTGDCDAVDASEVCYRSGDVRVNQNPGLAILQTILLREHNRIADHLSALNPHYDDRTLFQEARKINIAQYQQISYYEWLPIFLGGENMLKNRLIYKAPSGSYINDFDHNIDPSVLNEHATAAFRYFHSQIEGRLDLLSELRQVLGSLTLSDWFNRPGIIEVGDNFDSLTRGHATQPEELTDINFDRQIKHFLFRRNMPFGSDLRSLDIQRNRDHGLASYNDMREFCGLKRAHSWEDYGDLISPPILETLKSLYLSHDDVDLTVGASLEAHVAGALAGPTFLCILTEQFYRTRVGDRFFFENGDKLTGFTPDQLEELRKASMARLLCDNGNHISSMQPEAFRTVSHSNPIMPCSNIPQVDLTKWIDQKPYAAVAPSHYGKK, encoded by the exons ATGTTTAGGGCACGAGATCTTCTGCTCTTGGCCCTGTTGGGATTGGTCTCAAGTGCATTAGGACTCAAAGTTTCCTCGGGCTATCACATTGTCCACAATCAACCTCAACCAGCTTTTCCAAACAATTATCATGGATTTAGTTACCTCCAAGGGTCGGCTCCTTATGTTATAGG GAATAGCCTGCCCACTTCTCCCGCTCCCCAACATCCATTTTCATCGCCGGCCAGTCCTCCGGTATCAGCTTATGGCTACAGTTTTCCCACTGCGGGTCAAGTGTCATGTGCTGCTCCTCCGGCAATTTGCGAGAAGACCGCCTACCGCTCATTGGACGGCTCCTGCAATCACCTGGAACGTCCTGGTTTGGGAGTGGCCAACTCCAg gtATGGTCGCCTGATGACACCTAAATATGCCGATGGCATATCGGCACCCACGAGATCGGTGACTGGCGACGAACTGCCCAGTGCTCGTCTGGTTTCCCTGGTGGCTTTCGGAGAACAGGATGTGCCCGATCCAGAGTTCACGCTCCACAACATGCAGTGGGGTCAAATTATGACCCATGATATGAGCATGCAGGCAGGAGGCACTCAGTCGA AAAAACATCCCACTCGTTGCTGTACCGACGATGGTCGTCTGATTGGCCTGGACACCGCCCACAAGACCTGTTTCGCCATCATTGTGCCGCCCCACGATCCCGCCTACTCCCAGGTGGGCACCGAGTGCCTCAATTTCGTACGCACCCTCACCGATCGCGACTCGAATTGCCAGTACCACGGCGGTCCGGCGGAGCAGATAACTGTGGTCACCTCGTACCTGGATCTCTCGCTGGTCTACGGCAATTCCATTCAGCAGAACAGCGATATTCGGGAGTTCCAGGGCGGTCGGATGATCGTGGAGGAGCGAAACGGAGCCAAGTGGATGCCACTTTCGCGAAATGTCACCGGCGACTGTGACGCCGTGGATGCCAGCGAGGTGTGCTACCGTTCCGGCGACGTGAGGGTCAACCAGAATCCTGGTTTGGCCATCCTGCAGACTATCCTGCTGCGCGAGCACAATCGCATTGCGGATCACTTGTCCGCCTTGAATCCGCACTACGATGATCGCACGCTGTTCCAGGAGGCGCGCAAGATCAACATTGCCCAGTATCAACAGATCAGCTACTACGAATGGCTGCCCATCTTTCTGGGAGGCGAGAACATGCTCAAGAACCGACTGATCTACAAGGCTCCCTCGGGAAGCTACATCAACGACTTCGATCACAACATCGATCCTTCGGTCCTGAATGAACATGCGACGGCCGCTTTCAGATACTTCCATTCGCAGATTGAAGGTCGTTTAGA CCTCCTTTCCGAGCTGCGACAAGTCCTTGGATCCCTGACCCTCAGCGACTGGTTCAACCGTCCCGGCATTATCGAGGTGGGAGATAACTTTGATTCCTTGACCAGAGGACATGCCACACAGCCCGAGGAATTGACTGATATCAACTTTGACAGACAG ATCAAGCACTTCCTGTTCAGGAGAAACATGCCTTTCGGTTCGGATCTGCGATCCCTGGACATTCAGCGCAATCGCGATCACGGTTTGGCCTCCTACAACGACATGCGGGAATTCTGCGGACTGAAGCGTGCTCACTCGTGGGAGGATTACGGTGACCTGATCAGTCCCCCGATTCTGGAGACCCTCAAGTCCCTGTACTTAAGTCACGATGACGTGGATCTGACGGTGGGAGCCTCGTTGGAGGCTCATGTGGCCGGTGCTTTGGCTGGACCCACATTCCTTTGCATCCTCACCGAACAGTTCTACCGAACACGAGTGGGCGATCGGTTCTTCTTCGAGAACGGAGACAAGCTCACTGGATTTACGCCCG ATCAACTGGAAGAGCTGCGAAAGGCAAGTATGGCCCGTTTGCTGTGCGACAATGGCAACCACATTTCATCTATGCAGCCCGAGGCTTTCAGAACTGTTTCCCACTC TAACCCTATCATGCCGTGCTCGAATATTCCACAAGTCGACCTCACCAAGTGGATTGATCAAAAGCCATATGCCGCGGTAGCTCCCTCTCATTATGGAAAGAAGTGA
- the Adsl gene encoding adenylosuccinate lyase: MASNYEGYKSPLSTRYASKEMQFLFSDQNKFSTWRRLWVWLARAESRLGLEISDSQIAEMESQISNIDFEAAAAEERLTRHDVMAHVHVFAKQCPSAAPVIHLGATSCYVGDNTDLIVLRDSLKLLLPRVASVIAQLSQFAQSYKDQPTLGFTHLQPAQLTTVGKRACLWIQDLIMDERALNRCLEDLRFRGVKGTTGTQASFLQLFNGDGEKVKQLDQLVTELAGFKKAYAVTGQTYSRKVDVEIVGALSSLGTTIHKMCSDLRILASRKELEEPFESTQIGSSAMPYKRNPMRSERCCALARHLITLFSSAANTHATQWLERTLDDSANRRLTLSEAFLAADAALLTLLNISQGLVVYPKVIERHIAQELPFMSTENIIMAMVKAGGDRQVCHEKIRVLSQEAGAQVKQHGKDNDLVERVRKDPYFSPILEQLDTILDAKTFTGRASDQVGEFVKEEVEPVLARYSDALKNVQDVKLNI, from the coding sequence ATGGCCAGCAACTACGAGGGCTACAAGTCGCCTCTGAGCACCCGGTACGCCAGCAAGGAGATGCAGTTCCTGTTCAGCGACCAGAACAAGTTCTCCACCTGGCGCCGGTTGTGGGTGTGGCTGGCGAGGGCGGAGAGCAGGCTGGGACTGGAGATCAGCGACTCCCAGATCGCCGAGATGGAGTCCCAGATCAGCAACATCGACTTCGAGGCGGCGGCAGCCGAGGAGCGCCTAACCCGCCACGACGTAATGGCCCATGTCCACGTTTTCGCCAAGCAATGCCCATCCGCCGCCCCGGTCATCCATTTGGGAGCCACCTCGTGCTATGTGGGCGACAACACGGATCTGATTGTTCTCCGGGATTCGCTGAAACTGCTTCTACCTCGGGTGGCCAGCGTGATTGCCCAACTCAGCCAGTTTGCCCAGAGCTACAAGGATCAGCCCACGCTGGGATTCACCCATCTGCAGCCCGCCCAGCTGACCACGGTGGGCAAGCGAGCCTGCCTGTGGATTCAGGATCTAATAATGGACGAGCGAGCCCTGAACCGCTGCCTGGAGGATCTGCGCTTCCGCGGGGTTAAGGGAACCACTGGCACCCAGGCCTCGTTCCTGCAACTCTTTAATGGCGATGGAGAGAAGGTGAAGCAGCTGGATCAGTTGGTCACCGAGCTGGCTGGCTTCAAGAAGGCCTATGCGGTTACCGGACAAACCTACTCCAGGAAGGTTGATGTGGAGATTGTGGGCGCTCTTTCCAGCCTGGGCACCACCATCCACAAGATGTGCTCCGATCTGCGCATCCTGGCCTCTCGCAAGGAACTGGAGGAGCCCTTCGAGAGCACCCAGATTGGCTCTTCGGCCATGCCCTACAAGAGGAATCCCATGCGCTCCGAACGCTGTTGCGCGTTGGCCCGACACCTCATCACCTTGTTCAGCAGTGCCGCCAATACCCATGCCACTCAGTGGCTGGAGCGCACCCTGGATGACTCGGCCAACCGACGGTTGACCCTTTCCGAGGCCTTCCTGGCTGCCGATGCCGCTCTGCTCACTCTGCTGAATATCTCGCAGGGATTGGTCGTCTACCCGAAAGTGATTGAGCGGCATATCGCCCAAGAGCTGCCCTTCATGTCCACGGAGAACATCATCATGGCCATGGTGAAGGCGGGCGGAGATCGGCAGGTGTGCCACGAGAAGATTCGCGTGCTGTCCCAGGAGGCCGGCGCCCAGGTGAAGCAGCACGGCAAGGACAACGATCTGGTGGAGCGAGTGCGAAAGGACCCGTACTTTTCGCCCATCCTGGAGCAGCTGGACACGATTCTGGATGCCAAGACCTTCACTGGCCGAGCCAGCGACCAGGTGGGCGAGTTCGTCAAGGAGGAGGTGGAACCCGTGCTGGCACGCTACTCTGATGCCCTGAAGAACGTCCAGGACGTGAAGCTTAACATCTAG